In Listeria cossartiae subsp. cossartiae, the DNA window TAATATGACGGATTGGCGGATATAAAAAAAGAGCCCTTTGACAGGCTCTTTTTTACTTATTTAAAGAAATTCGGTAAATACTCTTTATGCGCTTCTAACATTTCGTCAAGAATCTCACGAGCTACAGATTCGCTTGGAGTTAGTGGGTTGATTGTCATTGCGAAAAGGGCTTTGTCGTAATCTCCAGTAACTGCTGCTTCGGCTGTTAGGCGCTCGAACGTTTTGATTTCTTGGATGATGCCGTTGATCGCGATTGGAAGGCGTCCGCTTGCTAGTGGGATTGGGCCTTGGCGAGTGATAACACAGTTTGTTTCAACTGCGGAATCAGGGTCGATATCAAGGATGGCACCGTTGTTACGAGTATTAACGATTTGAATGTCGCGTTTGTCGTTGTAGATAGAGTTAATTAGGTTACATGCTGCTTCACTGTAGTAAGCGCCGCCGCGTTGTTCTAATTGTTTTGGTTTTTCAGCAAGTTCTTCTTGTTTGTAAAGCTCGAATAATTCCGCTTCTACTTTTTTAACAACTTCTGCACGAGTACCATGTTCTGCGTATGCGCGAGCTTGGTCTTCCAGTTGTTGTTTTGTTTGCCAGTAGTAGCGTAAGTAGTCGATTGGAATCATGTTAAGTGTACGTAAGAATGTTTTGTCCCAGCCAGTTGCGTTGATGTTTTTAAGGCTTGAGCCAGCTTCATCTTCTGTCATTTTGAAAACAACGTCTTTTGTTACGTCTTTGCCATTGTGATAAACAGTTTTCGCGAATACCATGTGGTTTAGACCAACGAATTCTACATAAATTTCAGAAACGTCTACGCCTAGAGTTTCAGCGATATTACGTTCGATGCCGATAGGGCCGTTACATAAGCCGACAACTTTCTTTTGGTTACTGTAACGAAGAACTGCTTCTGTTACCATTCCTGCTGGGTTAGCAAAGTTGATTAACCAAGCATCTGGGCAAAGGCGTTCCATATCTTTACAAATATCTAAAATAACTGGGATTGTGCGAAGTCCTTTGAACATGCCGCCTGGTCCGTTTGTTTCTTGACCAACTACGCCATATGAATTCGGGATGCGTTCGTCTTTCACACGTGCATCTAGTAAACCTACACGTAATTGTGTTGTTACGAAATCAGCGTCTTTAAGTGCTTCTTCGCGGTCTAGTGTTAAATGGATTTCCATGTTAACGCCAGCTTTTTTCACCATACGTTTTGCTAAATTACCAACGATTTCTAATTTTTCACGACCAGCTTCTACGTCTACTAACCATAGTTCACGAACTGGTAATTCGTCTTGTCGTTTAATAAATCCTTCGATTAGTTCGGGTGTATAACTTGATCCGCCACCAATAGTCGCGATTTTAATACCTTTAGTCATTATTTATACCTCCAAGGATATTTTTTTGAAAAGGCTTACTTATTTGGTATCACCTTTTCTTCTCACAGTTATAGTATAGGAATTTTATGGAGAAATAGCTAGTATTTGGTTAGGTTTAGGTAAGGATTTTCTAAATAGGAACTTGTCACATTTGAGTAACGAGGTGTTACATGGTAAAATAAAGCGAAAAGAGGTGCGGAAATGCTTTTTTTGGATAAAAATTTGGAATTAAATGATACGGAATTAGATATTTATAATTATATTGTGGCGAATTTAGATAAAGTTGTGTATATGCGGATTCGTGATTTGGCGACGGAAGCGCATGTGAGTACGACAACGATTCTGCGTTTTTGCCGAAAATTTGGGTGTAATGGTTTTTCGGAGTTTCGCGTGAAGTTGCAGCTTTATTTGGAAGAGCAGAAGTTGGCGCAAATTGATATGGCGGATGAAACGACTTATATTGATTTTCTGAAACGGACGGCGCAACCGGAGTTTAAAGCGCAAATTCAAAACGCAGTGGAAATCCTCCGTGACCGCGAACTTGTTTTATTTGCTGGGGTGGGTTCGTCGGGCGTAATTGCTGAATATGGCGCGATTTATTTTTCGTCATTATTTACGCTGGCGCTACATATTGAAGATCCGCTTAACCACCCGTTTTACCATTTATCAAGCAAATTATCCGATAAAATCTGCATGATTGCGATTTCGGTGGAAGGGGAAAATGAAGACATCATTCGCTACATTCACCAACTGAAAGCGCAAAATTGTAAAGTAATTTCGATTACAAATAGTGCGAAATCAACTATTGCAAGGCTATCTGACGCGAACATCGCTTATTATATTAATAAGGAAATGTATCAAGAAGCGAATATCACGTCCCAACTACCGGCGCTATATACAATTGAAAATATTGCCCGGGAAATAAGAACGCAAATTGATAAAGAAAAAATGTAAAAAGCTACGTTTTGCTTGGATTTCCGAGCAAAACTTTTTTTGTAACAAAATTGTCACTTACGAAGAATTTTTTAATTTGCTACGATAGTTCTTTGGAGGTGAAATTATGTACAGTAATATGAAAGAGAAGGTCGTTTTTACACTTATTATGTGTTCTTTGATGATTTTATGCATGAGCTCTTATAATATCTTTCTTGAAAATGGTATTGGTACAGATTCTTTATTGATTGTTTTAAAAGCATTTGTCCCGTTTCTTTTTATTGGATTTTTATTAGACTTTTTTGTTGTCGGAAAAATTGTGTATCGTCTGCACGCCCTTTTGGTTAGTGAAGATGCTTCAAAATTTAAAAAGATCATTATGATGCAATTGTTGATGGTTACGTTTATGTGT includes these proteins:
- a CDS encoding 6-phospho-beta-glucosidase, translated to MTKGIKIATIGGGSSYTPELIEGFIKRQDELPVRELWLVDVEAGREKLEIVGNLAKRMVKKAGVNMEIHLTLDREEALKDADFVTTQLRVGLLDARVKDERIPNSYGVVGQETNGPGGMFKGLRTIPVILDICKDMERLCPDAWLINFANPAGMVTEAVLRYSNQKKVVGLCNGPIGIERNIAETLGVDVSEIYVEFVGLNHMVFAKTVYHNGKDVTKDVVFKMTEDEAGSSLKNINATGWDKTFLRTLNMIPIDYLRYYWQTKQQLEDQARAYAEHGTRAEVVKKVEAELFELYKQEELAEKPKQLEQRGGAYYSEAACNLINSIYNDKRDIQIVNTRNNGAILDIDPDSAVETNCVITRQGPIPLASGRLPIAINGIIQEIKTFERLTAEAAVTGDYDKALFAMTINPLTPSESVAREILDEMLEAHKEYLPNFFK
- a CDS encoding MurR/RpiR family transcriptional regulator; the protein is MLFLDKNLELNDTELDIYNYIVANLDKVVYMRIRDLATEAHVSTTTILRFCRKFGCNGFSEFRVKLQLYLEEQKLAQIDMADETTYIDFLKRTAQPEFKAQIQNAVEILRDRELVLFAGVGSSGVIAEYGAIYFSSLFTLALHIEDPLNHPFYHLSSKLSDKICMIAISVEGENEDIIRYIHQLKAQNCKVISITNSAKSTIARLSDANIAYYINKEMYQEANITSQLPALYTIENIAREIRTQIDKEKM